TTAAAATTTGAGCAAAATTCCCTTTAAAGATAAAAAGCAACAAGGCATAGGCAAATGCAAAAAATAGCGCCGCAAAAAGAAGCGCATCTGGCACGGCTTTATATCTTATATCTATGACGCTAAGGGCTAGTAGCATGATAAAGCAAAGCCCTAAAAATAGCGAACAAAGCAAGGTTTCTACGCTTAAAATTTCGCCGCACTCTTTAAAAAAGCAGATCAAAAAAAGCAATCCAGAGGCTAGCTCAACTAGTGGATAGACAAGGCTTATCTTTTGCTTGCAAAAAGCGCATTTGCCGCCTAAAAATAGCCATGAAAAAAGAGGGATATTGTGATAAAAATTTAGCTTGTGAGAGCATTTTGGGCAGTGCGAGGCTGGGAAATTTATACTTTCACTTCGTGGCAAGCGGTATATCAGCACATTTGAAAATGATCCCACGCAGATGCCAAAAACAAAAGCAAAAAAGGCAAAAAAGATGACTAAAATATCCATTATCTCACTAAACTCCGCCAAATCTTCGCTCTATATCTTTAAATTTAGCCACGATGCTTGCAAGCTCATCCTTGCCAAAATCTGGCCAAAGTGTCGGTGTGAAAAATAGCTCCGCATAGCTTGCCTGCCAGAGCATGAAATTTGAAAGCCTGCTCTCGCCACCAGTTCTAATGAGAAGATCCACCGGCTCACTCTCATCAAGTGCCGCATTTAGGCTCGTTTCATTTATCTCGCAGCCTTTTAAATTTAGTTTTCGCACAGCTCTAATGATCTCATCTTTTGAGCCATAGTTTATCGCTAAATTTAAAAGCAAATTTGTATTTTTTCTTGTCGCATTTTTTGTGATTTCTATCTCATTTTTTAGCTCGTCGCTAAATGGCAAGATGTCGCCGATCGTGTTAAATTTGATCCCATTTTTTATAAAATCATCACGCTTTAAAAGAAGAAATTTCTTAAGCAAATTCATCAAAAAATCAACCTCTTTTTGCGGTCTTTTCCAGTTTTCGGTGCTAAATGCGTAAAGGCTTAAAATTTTCACCCCGTTATCGATGCAAAATTCGCACATATCGCTCACCACATTTGCTCCGGCCTCGTGCCCATTTGTCCGCAAAAATCCACGCTTTTTCGCCCAGCGTCCGTTGCCGTCCATGATGATAGCGAGGTGGTTAAGTTTGTTCAATGTCTAGCCTTTAAAGTCAATTATCTGCTCTTTTTTACTCCAAAGAGTGCTTACGTTTTGCACCACAACTGGCGTGTCAAATTCGCTTTTTAGCAAGCTTGCGACGTTGCTAAATGGAGTTGCGATCTCACACAAAATTTCATCTTTAAATTTAAAAACAAGCGGCGCAAAATTTGAAAATACTAGAAAAACTCTCATCTCATTTTTCTCTTTTTTAAGCTGAAAAATGCCGTTTGTACCGCTATACGAAAATGGTATATGCACGACGTTTTCTTGCAGGGCTAAGAGCATTTTTGCTAGCACTCTCATCTCATCTTTTGTTTTAACTTCGCTTAAGTTTTTAAATAAATAGCTGTAAAGCCACGATAAATTCTCATTTTTTACTAAATTTTCTATCAAATTTAGCCCGTCAGCCAAAACATCCTCATCTAAAATTTTTGGTTTTTCGTATAAATTTTTTATGACGATATTTTCACCCTGACTATGCACCTCGCCCCAGTATCTAGAGCCTACGTTTAGCTCTTTTACGCTTTTTGTGTTTAAATTTCTATTTGCGAAATTTAATATGTATCTATTAAAGCCGACCTTTTGGCTCACCAAAATGCTAAGTGGCAGGGACGAATTTATCGCTACTAGCGGAGCTTGGTTGTTTTTTGCTATCTTTTGGATGCGTGAGATCTGCTCTATCATAAATTTGCTGCTAGCTCCACTATGCGCCCTGCGATCTCGTCTTTTGAGGCAAGCGGCAGTAAAATCTCGTTATTTTTTGTGATGAAATTTACCTCGTTTTGCTCGCTTGCAAAGCCATTTTTCTCGCCCAAAATATTTAGACAAACTGCATCAAGCTCTTTTTTTTCTAACATTGATCTAGCACTTTTAAGAGCGCTTTCGCTTGAAATTTCAAGCTTAAAGCCGATCTTTTTACATTTAAGCTCTTTTAAGTTTTGCAAAATATCGACATTTCTCTTTAGGTTTAAATTTAAGCTCTCTCCAACGTCCTCTTTTTTTATCTTACCATCAATTTTTGTTGGCACAAAATCGCTCACCGCAGCGCACATTACAAGTAAATTTGCCCCCTCGCACTCGCTCTTACAAAGCTCTAAAAGCTCTCCACTTGAGCTAAATTTAAGGCTAAGAAACGGCTCGCTACTAGCCTCAAAGCTAGCAAGCAGTTTCACCTCTGCACCTGCGTAGTAAAAGGCTTTAGCCAAAGCTCTTGCCATCTTGCCGCTTGAGAAATTTGTAATGGCTCTTACATCATCTATCTTTTCAGTTGTTGCACCGCCCGTTATCACCACTTTTTTGCCTGCAAAAAGTGGCTTGCTAAGCCTTTTAATGGCAGCTTCTACTATCACTTCAGGACTTGCTAAAGCACCTTTACCAACGTCGCCACAAGCTAGAGTTTTAAGAACTGGCTCAACCACTAAAGCGCCGTTTTTCTTTAAAATTTCAAGTGAATTTTGCGTCGCAAAATGCTCGATCATATTGTTATTTGCAGCTGGGGCGACAACCAAAGGCACGTGCGAGGCGGCGATTAGCGTTTGCATGAAGACATTGTCACAGATACCAGCTGTTAGCTTATTTATCGTATTTACCGAGGCTGGCGCTATTAAGACTAGATCCATTTTGGAGTAGGCTATGTGATTTACGCCATCTTGCCAGTTTTGCGTTTGTGAGCTTAAAATTTTATGCTCGCTTAGCGCTTCAAAGCCGCTTACGCTACAAAACTCAAACACTCCGTCACTTAAAGCCACATAAACATCAGCGCCTTGCTTTTTAAGCAGCGATAAAATTTCGTAAGCTTTATAAAAGGCGATACTGCCGCAAACGGCAAGTAAAATTTTCTTATTTTTTAACATCGTCTTTGCCAAAGAATTTCTCAAAAAAGCCGCTTTTGTTTTCTTGACGACCTCTGCTGATAGCTAGAGCCCCGCTCTCAACGTCTTTTGTGATGGTGCTGCCAGCTGCGATGATGACGTTATCGGCGATATTTACAGGGGCAACTAGCTGCGTATCTGAGCCAACAAAGACGTTTTTGCCGATCTTGGTTTTGTATTTTGCCTTGCCGTCGTAGTTGCATGTGATCGTGCCACAACCGATATTTGTGCCACTTTCTATCTCGCAGTCGCCAAGATAGCTTAGGTGTCCTGCTTTTACGCCGCTAAGAACACCTTTTTTAACCTCGACGAAATTTCCTATGTGTGTGTCAGAAATTTCAGAATTTGGCCTTATATGAGCTAGTGGGCCGATGTCTGAGTTTTTGATGACGCTACTTTCGATCACCGATGAGCTTTTGATGATGCTCTCAGTGATGACGCACTCGCCAAGGATGCTTACGTTTTCTTCTAGCACGCACTCGCCTTCAAATTTAGCCCTGCTGTCTATAAAAATGCTCTCAGGCATGCGCATCAAAACGCCAGCTTTCATCAAATTTTGCTTGATCTCATCTTGCATGATCTTTTCAGCGATGCTTAGCTGAAATTTATCATTTATGCCCATGAAATTTTGCTCATTAACATTTACTGCAACGCACTTTAAACCCTTTTCATTTGCTATTTTTATGGCGTCAGTTAGGTAATACTCTTTTTGTGCGTTTTGGTTGCTTATGATCGGTAAAATTTGCTCTAGCGCCTCGCGTTTAAAGCAGTAGCAGCCAGCATTTACACTTTTTATGGCAAGCTGCGCTTCGCTCGCATCTTTTTGCTCGACGATGGCCTCAACTTTGCCGTTTTTTATGATGACTCTGCCGTAGCCAAAAGGATTTGCCGCTTCAAATGAGCTCATAACCACGTCTGCTTCGGCATTTGCTAGGCGCATAAGATCAGTTGATCTAACAAGTGGCATATCGCCGCAAGTGACAAGCACCTTTTCGCCGCTTAAATTTACGCCTTTTATCGCGCCGGCAGTGCCTGGGAAATTTGCTAGATCTTGCTCGAAAATTTTAGTTTGAGGAAAAATTTCTTTTATCTTTTTGCTAATTAACTCTTTTTCGTAGTGAAGCACGACGCTAACGTCGTTTGTGATCGCATAAGCTTGCTTTAAGATGTGAATGATCATCGGCTCGCCGCATAGTTCAAATAGGACTTTTGGGCGTTTTGATTTCATCCTGGTACCAAGACCAGCAGCTAGGATTATGATTGAAGTATTATTGTTCATTTTTAAGCCTTTTAACGTTAAAAATTTCGCAGATTGTAGCAAAAAATGGCAAACATTTTTTTTAATTTAACGATTGTTTCAACAAAAAGCTAATAAAATAGCAATTCTTAAGAATTTATAAATAAAGCGAGTTTAAATGGATTTAGGAACCGTCGTCGGCTGGGTTTTGACCCTGGTGCTTTTGTTTGGATCAATGGCGATAGGCGTTGGTATAGGACCATACATCGATATCCCTTCTGTGATGATCGTTTTTGGTGGTACTATCGGCGTTATGATGGTTGGCTTCAAGATGGAGACGCTTAAAGGTATCGGTAAATTTTATGGTGTCGCTGTTAAGCCATCAGTTGTTGTAAATTTACCTGAGACTATAAAAAAAGTAGTTGATTACTCAACCAAAGCTAGGCGAGATGGCATTTTGGCACTTGAGAGCGAAGTAAATAATGAGACAAATCAGTTTTTAAAAAAAGGGCTTTCGATGGCAGTTGATGGCAATGAGCCAGATGCGATCAGGGCGCTTTTGGAGATCGATATAGATCAAACTAGCACAAGACATGCAAATAACATCAAAATTTTCGAGCAAGTAGGCGGTTTTGCAGGTGCGATGGGTATGATCGGAACACTCATTGGCCTTGTTGCGATGCTTCTAAATATGTCAGATCCTAGTGCGATCGGTCCATCTATGGCGGTTGCCTTGCTTACGACACTTTATGGTGCGATGATAGGTAACATCATCGGCTCGCCTGTTGCAAACATTCTCTCGATCCGCGATGCTGATGAGGCACTTGAGAAGCAAGTCATTTTAGAGGGGATCATGGCGATACAAGCAGGGGACAACCCAAGAACGCTTGAGGCTAAGCTCTTAGCATTTTTACCTCCAAAAGATAGAAAAAGTCAGTTTGAATAATGGGTAAGTTAATAAAACCAGAAGAGTGCCCAAAGTGTATGCCTGAGTGGCTGGCTGCCTTTGGCGACCTTATGTCGCTCCTACTTTGCTTCTTTGTTTTGCTCCTTTCTATGGCGACGATGGATGCTAAAAAGATGGAGGCTGCTGTTGGCTCGCTAGCTGGTGCGCTAAGTGTGCTAGAGGGTGGCGCAAGACCAGATAGTCAGGTAGAAAAAGAGACAGATCCTGAAAGCAGACGCACTCCAAAGCCAAAAGCTCAAAAAGGCGCTCAAAACGAGGTCACTTCGACTGTTAAAAAGATAAATGAGCTACTAACGGCTAGTGGGGCACCTGAGATCACGATGGAGGAGAGCGAGGATGGCTTTATCGTTAGGCTTCCAGCTGCGATGCTCTTTGATAAAGACAGCGCTGAAATTTCTGGCGAGGATGCGAAGCTCTTTTTAAAGCGAATAGGCATGATCATAGCCAAAATGCCAAATGAGGTAAAAACAGATATCATCGGATACACTGATAATACAAATCCAAGTAAAGACTCTATATATAAAAATAACTGGCAGCTCTCTACTGCAAGGGCGCTAAGTGTGCTTGAGGAGCTAGTTAGCGATGGCGTACCACAAGAGAGGCTTATCACTTCTGGCAGAGCCTCTTTTGATCCGATCGCTAGCAACAGCACAGACGAGGGCAGAGCTAAAAACAATAGGGTGGAAATTCACTTCGTCTCGCTCGAGCCAAAAAATAAAGAGGCTACTAAGAAAAGTATCCTTGATACGAGGAATTAGTCGTGAAAGCACTGCTTAGTTTAGCGGTTTTGTTTTGTGTAGTTTTTGGCGCTGATCCTGCGCTACCAACTATAAATTTAAGCCTAAATTCACCGCAAAATGCCGAGCAGCTTGTAAATTCTCTAAATGTTTTACTAATCCTCACCGCACTTGCACTTGCTCCTTCACTCATCTTTATGATGACTAGCTTTTTGCGC
This genomic stretch from Campylobacter concisus harbors:
- a CDS encoding prepilin peptidase, yielding MDILVIFFAFFAFVFGICVGSFSNVLIYRLPRSESINFPASHCPKCSHKLNFYHNIPLFSWLFLGGKCAFCKQKISLVYPLVELASGLLFLICFFKECGEILSVETLLCSLFLGLCFIMLLALSVIDIRYKAVPDALLFAALFFAFAYALLLFIFKGNFAQILNLILFGFIFWALRFVVSYAMKREAMGSADIFIAAIIGAILPAKLALVAIYLAALLTLPVYALVRKKGYELAFVPFLSLGLLVTYTFNGQILEILRFIYE
- the uppS gene encoding polyprenyl diphosphate synthase; the protein is MNKLNHLAIIMDGNGRWAKKRGFLRTNGHEAGANVVSDMCEFCIDNGVKILSLYAFSTENWKRPQKEVDFLMNLLKKFLLLKRDDFIKNGIKFNTIGDILPFSDELKNEIEITKNATRKNTNLLLNLAINYGSKDEIIRAVRKLNLKGCEINETSLNAALDESEPVDLLIRTGGESRLSNFMLWQASYAELFFTPTLWPDFGKDELASIVAKFKDIERRFGGV
- the coaBC gene encoding bifunctional phosphopantothenoylcysteine decarboxylase/phosphopantothenate--cysteine ligase CoaBC, whose protein sequence is MLKNKKILLAVCGSIAFYKAYEILSLLKKQGADVYVALSDGVFEFCSVSGFEALSEHKILSSQTQNWQDGVNHIAYSKMDLVLIAPASVNTINKLTAGICDNVFMQTLIAASHVPLVVAPAANNNMIEHFATQNSLEILKKNGALVVEPVLKTLACGDVGKGALASPEVIVEAAIKRLSKPLFAGKKVVITGGATTEKIDDVRAITNFSSGKMARALAKAFYYAGAEVKLLASFEASSEPFLSLKFSSSGELLELCKSECEGANLLVMCAAVSDFVPTKIDGKIKKEDVGESLNLNLKRNVDILQNLKELKCKKIGFKLEISSESALKSARSMLEKKELDAVCLNILGEKNGFASEQNEVNFITKNNEILLPLASKDEIAGRIVELAANL
- the glmU gene encoding bifunctional UDP-N-acetylglucosamine diphosphorylase/glucosamine-1-phosphate N-acetyltransferase GlmU, with the protein product MNNNTSIIILAAGLGTRMKSKRPKVLFELCGEPMIIHILKQAYAITNDVSVVLHYEKELISKKIKEIFPQTKIFEQDLANFPGTAGAIKGVNLSGEKVLVTCGDMPLVRSTDLMRLANAEADVVMSSFEAANPFGYGRVIIKNGKVEAIVEQKDASEAQLAIKSVNAGCYCFKREALEQILPIISNQNAQKEYYLTDAIKIANEKGLKCVAVNVNEQNFMGINDKFQLSIAEKIMQDEIKQNLMKAGVLMRMPESIFIDSRAKFEGECVLEENVSILGECVITESIIKSSSVIESSVIKNSDIGPLAHIRPNSEISDTHIGNFVEVKKGVLSGVKAGHLSYLGDCEIESGTNIGCGTITCNYDGKAKYKTKIGKNVFVGSDTQLVAPVNIADNVIIAAGSTITKDVESGALAISRGRQENKSGFFEKFFGKDDVKK
- a CDS encoding motility protein A, with product MDLGTVVGWVLTLVLLFGSMAIGVGIGPYIDIPSVMIVFGGTIGVMMVGFKMETLKGIGKFYGVAVKPSVVVNLPETIKKVVDYSTKARRDGILALESEVNNETNQFLKKGLSMAVDGNEPDAIRALLEIDIDQTSTRHANNIKIFEQVGGFAGAMGMIGTLIGLVAMLLNMSDPSAIGPSMAVALLTTLYGAMIGNIIGSPVANILSIRDADEALEKQVILEGIMAIQAGDNPRTLEAKLLAFLPPKDRKSQFE
- a CDS encoding flagellar motor protein MotB, translated to MGKLIKPEECPKCMPEWLAAFGDLMSLLLCFFVLLLSMATMDAKKMEAAVGSLAGALSVLEGGARPDSQVEKETDPESRRTPKPKAQKGAQNEVTSTVKKINELLTASGAPEITMEESEDGFIVRLPAAMLFDKDSAEISGEDAKLFLKRIGMIIAKMPNEVKTDIIGYTDNTNPSKDSIYKNNWQLSTARALSVLEELVSDGVPQERLITSGRASFDPIASNSTDEGRAKNNRVEIHFVSLEPKNKEATKKSILDTRN